The following coding sequences lie in one Cryptomeria japonica unplaced genomic scaffold, Sugi_1.0 HiC_scaffold_190, whole genome shotgun sequence genomic window:
- the LOC131066031 gene encoding NADH-ubiquinone oxidoreductase chain 3: MLEFAPICIYPVISSLVSLILLGVPFLFTSNGSTYPEKLSAHECGSDPFGDARSRFDIRFHPVSILPITPDLEVTSFSPWAVSLNKIDLFGSRSMMVFLLISTIGSIHEWKKGALDRE; the protein is encoded by the coding sequence ATGTTGGAATTTGCACCCATTTGTATTTATCCAGTAATCAGTTCGCTAGTCTCTTTGATCCTACTTGGTGTTCCCTTCCTATTCACTTCCAATGGTTCGACTTACCCGGAGAAATTGTCGGCCCACGAATGCGGTTCCGATCCCTTCGGTGATGCCAGAAGTCGTTTCGATATACGATTTCATCCGGTTTCCATTCTACCTATTACCCCCGATCTAGAAGTAACCTCCTTTTCCCCTTGGGCAGTCTCTCTCAACAAGATTGATCTGTTCGGATCTCGGTCCATGATGGTGTTCTTATTGATTTCGACGATCGGATCTATCCATGAATGGAAGAAGGGTGCTTTAGATCGGGAGTAA
- the LOC131066029 gene encoding small ribosomal subunit protein uS4m, which translates to MPLLLWGGTIIVLRQKTLPALRSKTRRLLPGNVRNKRLTRIQRRILRRLKSKRRYIGKTPYLRQNLNSYLKPQAIRKLSPFYGNLPIAKMHGGTKRASYIPFLLNPETRSDVIPVRLHFRETPPQARQLISHRKIRVNNEMANMTRFQASRGDPIPIGENSVITTVGRKVRKYFYTEGFVDQIVGKCRNHRWRRTKKGWFRPLEKRQGCRLLLKSLLSQRLRSPQWRRSMQEKTSEGITYVLKGVCLGSLFAERDKMKRDYMSYSDFLFKRRNGGPTCLRLSSIIVRNKNNLCRDSAYWFARKRRIGSRKRRIGRNRRIRRRELPTHYSEVNHRTPKAVVSYGPDIGHIPPDMKLKNPNLP; encoded by the exons ATGCCGTTGTTATTGTGGGGGGGAACTATTATTGTTCTCCGT CAAAAGACGTTGCCTGCATTAAGATCTAAAACTCGTCGTCTACTTCCGGGAAATGTTCGGAACAAGAGACTGACGAGGATACAACGCCGCATCCTCCGAAGATTGAAGAGCAAGAGAAGATATATTGGGAAGACTCCATATCTGAGACAGAATTTGAACAGTTATCTGAAACCACAAGCCATACGGAAGTTGTCCCCCTTTTATGGAAATCTACCTATCGCAAAGATGCACGGAGGGACAAAACGAGCTTCATACATACCCTTTCTACTCAATCCAGAAACGAGATCGGACGTCATCCCGGTTCGTCTCCATTTCCGTGAAACTCCTCCTCAAGCGAGGCAGCTTATAAGTCACCGAAAGATTCGTGTGAATAATGAAATGGCCAACATGACGCGTTTTCAAGCGTCCCGTGGTGATCCAATCCCTATTGGAGAGAATTCCGTAATAACAACCGTGGGGAGAAAAGTGAGGAAATATTTTTATACTGAAGGATTTGTCGATCAAATCGTGGGCAAATGCCGTAATCACAGGTGGAGAAGAACGAAAAAAGGATGGTTCCGCCCACTGGAGAAGAGACAGGGGTGCCGCCTCTTACTCAAATCTTTGTTGTCGCAACGGTTGCGCTCTCCCCAGTGGCGCCGTTCCATGCAGGAGAAAACCTCAGAGGGGATAACTTATGTATTGAAAGGAGTATGCTTGGGCAGCTTGTTCGCCGAGCGCGACAAAATGAAGAGGGATTATATGTCTTATTCCGATTTCTTATTCAAGAGAAGGAACGGGGGCCCCACTTGTCTGCGTCTGTCAAGTATCATTGTCAGGAACAAAAACAATTTGTGTCGCGATTCAGCCTATTGGTTTGCCAGGAAGAGGAGAAtcggaagcaggaagaggagaatcGGAAGGAATAGAAGAATCCGAAGAAGAGAACTACCTACTCATTACTCGGAGGTCAATCATAGAACACCGAAAGCTGTGGTATCTTACGGACCTGACATAGGTCACATCCCCCCCGACATGAAATTGAAGAATCCGAACCTTCCCTGA
- the LOC131066030 gene encoding small ribosomal subunit protein uS12m, with the protein MPTFNQLIRHGRGDKRRTDRTRASDQCPQKRGVCPRVSTRTPKKPNPASRKIAKVRLSNRHDIFAIIPGEGHNPQEHPMVLIRGGRVKDPPGVKSHRIRGVKDSLGIPGRRRGRSKYGAKKPKSNERQS; encoded by the coding sequence ATGCCTACATTCAATCAATTGATTCGTCATGGTAGGGGGGATAAACGGCGCACAGACCGTACCCGAGCTTCGGATCAATGTCCTCAGAAGCGAGGAGTATGCCCGCGCGTTTCGACGAGAACACCAAAAAAACCTAATCCAGCCTCACGTAAGATAGCAAAAGTACGGTTGAGCAATCGGCACGATATCTTTGCAATCATTCCGGGCGAAGGTCATAATCCACAGGAACATCCTATGGTGTTGATCAGGGGAGGTAGAGTGAAAGATCCGCCGGGTGTGAAATCCCATCGTATTCGGGGAGTCAAGGATTCGCTGGGAATTCCGGGTCGGAGAAGGGGCAGATCGAAATATGGCGCGAAAAAGCCCAAATCGAATGAGAGACAGAGCTAG